The following proteins are co-located in the Spirosoma montaniterrae genome:
- a CDS encoding glycoside hydrolase family 28 protein, with amino-acid sequence MIIKYLFSFFLLFLSTVAIGSPPIYNIREYGATGQKGDDATGAIANAIAAARTTNGGVVQVPPGHYTCLGIVLHDNITLQVDAGAILYADLPNPAFKADGFIYAENATNIAITGRGKIDGQAKYQWTDYNYGDVEIAKEVEIAKKAGVEMKRSYRVGNSAFGVLFKECTGITIDDVTFENTSLWCMRIWGCQQVKIRGVTITSDLKMGVNSDGIDLDGTSNAHISGCIISTGDDAICLKSGSWDFKPSGKSYPTENIVVDNCILTSSSTALMIGTETLSPIRHVIFSNCVIRDANKGMGINVQDGATVSDIKFSNLTIDLHRRHWNWWGDAEVFYFVLKKRNPTSAVGAIKNITIDNVIAHAQGTSRIITTVGKPLENIRIANVQVFMEPEATPDKRTAHAMRFEGVDGLTLDNIAVRWNDEKPEPGWQSGLVLTNVSNFRLRDISARQAHKTSDWPALLLTDCRNGIINECVAQPGTNQFLRIGGANTRNLMIHTNYLKNARTPLLSDKTLPKNTIAYTPFP; translated from the coding sequence ATGATAATCAAGTATTTATTCTCATTTTTTCTGCTATTCCTCAGTACAGTTGCAATTGGCTCACCCCCGATTTATAATATTCGCGAGTATGGAGCTACCGGCCAAAAAGGCGATGATGCAACCGGGGCCATTGCCAACGCTATTGCAGCCGCCCGAACAACAAACGGGGGCGTGGTGCAGGTGCCGCCCGGCCACTATACCTGCCTTGGCATTGTGCTACACGACAATATCACGCTTCAGGTGGATGCCGGGGCCATTTTGTACGCCGATTTGCCCAATCCGGCCTTCAAAGCTGACGGTTTTATCTATGCCGAAAACGCCACAAACATCGCCATTACAGGCCGGGGAAAAATTGACGGGCAGGCAAAATACCAGTGGACCGATTACAACTACGGCGACGTAGAAATTGCCAAAGAGGTAGAAATTGCCAAAAAAGCGGGCGTAGAAATGAAACGCAGCTACCGGGTAGGCAACAGCGCGTTTGGGGTGCTGTTTAAAGAATGTACCGGCATCACAATCGACGATGTGACGTTTGAAAACACCTCCCTCTGGTGTATGCGCATCTGGGGGTGCCAGCAGGTGAAGATTCGGGGCGTAACCATTACCTCTGACCTGAAGATGGGCGTAAACTCCGATGGTATCGACCTCGACGGAACCAGCAACGCTCATATTTCGGGGTGCATCATCTCGACCGGCGACGATGCCATTTGTCTCAAATCAGGCTCATGGGATTTTAAACCCAGCGGCAAATCGTACCCAACCGAAAACATTGTGGTCGATAACTGTATCCTGACCAGTTCATCGACCGCCCTGATGATTGGCACGGAAACGCTATCGCCCATCCGGCACGTCATTTTCAGCAATTGCGTTATCCGCGATGCTAACAAAGGCATGGGTATCAACGTGCAGGATGGAGCAACGGTGAGCGACATCAAGTTCTCGAACCTGACCATTGACCTGCACCGACGACACTGGAACTGGTGGGGCGATGCAGAGGTGTTTTATTTCGTACTCAAAAAACGCAACCCAACCTCGGCAGTAGGGGCCATCAAAAACATCACCATCGATAACGTGATTGCTCACGCCCAGGGAACGAGCCGGATCATCACAACCGTGGGAAAACCCCTGGAAAACATCCGCATCGCCAACGTTCAGGTGTTTATGGAACCTGAAGCCACGCCCGACAAACGCACTGCTCACGCTATGCGCTTCGAGGGCGTTGATGGTCTGACGCTCGACAACATCGCCGTGCGCTGGAACGACGAAAAGCCCGAACCCGGCTGGCAGAGTGGGCTGGTACTGACCAATGTAAGCAACTTCCGACTGCGCGACATTTCGGCGCGGCAGGCACACAAAACATCTGATTGGCCCGCTCTGTTGCTTACCGATTGCCGCAATGGGATCATCAATGAGTGTGTGGCTCAGCCGGGCACAAACCAGTTTTTGCGTATCGGTGGAGCTAATACCCGAAATCTTATGATTCACACCAACTACCTCAAAAACGCCCGCACGCCACTATTGTCAGACAAAACACTCCCGAAAAACACGATTGCTTACACCCCTTTCCCATGA
- a CDS encoding homoserine O-acetyltransferase family protein: protein MTFFDYKYSFPLESGQILPGFRLAYTTRGTLDNTASNVVWVCHALTGNADAGDWWGGMVGPGKYFDPARDFIVCANVLGSCYGSTGPLSDNPETGQPYYYDFPTLTIRDIVAALDLLRQELGIEKIRTCIGGSVGGEQALEWAVMQPDVIDNVVVIATSAVASPWCIAFNEAQRMAIEADPTWGERRADAGMAGMKAARAMAMISYRNYDTYGFTQALDNNEQLDGYKAASYQRYQGEKIAERYNAFTYWTLSKVMDSHNVGRNRGSILNALGQIKARTLVVGISSDLLFPPGEQQFLARHIPNATYQEIDSLYGHDGFLIEFRPLTNIIRRWMESAAAESLVPVSARL, encoded by the coding sequence ATGACCTTTTTCGATTACAAATATTCGTTTCCACTCGAATCGGGGCAAATCCTGCCCGGTTTCCGGTTGGCCTATACCACACGTGGCACATTAGACAATACAGCCTCGAACGTGGTGTGGGTATGCCACGCCCTGACCGGCAACGCCGACGCGGGCGACTGGTGGGGCGGTATGGTTGGGCCGGGCAAATACTTCGACCCTGCCCGCGACTTCATCGTCTGTGCCAACGTGCTGGGATCATGTTACGGCTCAACGGGGCCGCTGTCGGATAATCCTGAAACGGGGCAACCGTACTACTACGATTTTCCGACCCTCACGATTCGCGACATCGTGGCGGCTCTCGATTTGCTGCGTCAGGAGTTAGGTATCGAAAAAATCCGTACCTGTATTGGCGGGTCGGTAGGGGGCGAGCAGGCGTTGGAATGGGCTGTTATGCAGCCTGATGTTATTGATAATGTGGTGGTTATTGCCACCAGTGCGGTGGCATCGCCATGGTGTATTGCGTTCAACGAAGCCCAGCGGATGGCTATCGAAGCTGATCCTACGTGGGGCGAACGCCGTGCCGATGCGGGCATGGCCGGTATGAAGGCCGCCCGCGCTATGGCCATGATTTCGTATCGCAACTATGATACCTATGGCTTCACGCAGGCCCTCGACAACAACGAACAACTCGACGGTTACAAGGCCGCGTCGTACCAACGCTATCAGGGCGAAAAAATCGCCGAACGCTACAATGCCTTCACCTACTGGACGCTCTCGAAAGTGATGGACTCACACAACGTGGGGCGCAATCGGGGCAGCATCCTGAACGCGCTGGGGCAAATTAAAGCCCGTACACTGGTGGTCGGCATTAGTTCCGACTTGCTGTTCCCACCTGGGGAGCAACAATTTTTAGCCCGTCACATTCCCAACGCCACCTATCAGGAAATAGACTCGCTCTACGGACACGATGGATTTTTGATCGAGTTTCGGCCTTTAACCAATATCATCCGAAGATGGATGGAGTCGGCGGCTGCGGAGTCGCTTGTGCCAGTGTCTGCGCGTTTATGA
- a CDS encoding O-acetylhomoserine aminocarboxypropyltransferase/cysteine synthase family protein: MSSQLHFDTLQLHAGQEADPTTNSRAVPIYQTTSYVFNDSAHGADLFALKAFGNIYTRIMNPTSDVFEKRMAALEGGVAALAVASGQAAQFIALTNILNAGDNFISTSFLYGGTYNQFKVSFKRLGIDARFANGDKPEAFAKLIDENTKAIYLETIGNPGFNIPDFDAIAELARQHDLPIIVDNTFGAGGYLFRPIEHGAAVVVESATKWIGGHGTSIGGVIVDSGNYNWGNGKFPQFSEPSEGYHGMVFSDVFGVGGPFGNIQFIIRARVEGLRDWGPAISPFNSFLLLQGLETLSLRVDRTVQNALALAQWLEAHEQVDVVNYPGLESSSYHELAKKYLKRGFGGVFTFKVKGGKEAADQFVNSLKLVSHLANVGDSKTLIIHPASTTHQQLSEQEQASAGVEPGLLRISAGIEHLDDIKADLEQAFAQIAEPVAA, translated from the coding sequence ATGTCTTCTCAACTGCATTTCGATACACTGCAACTGCACGCTGGTCAGGAGGCCGACCCCACTACCAACTCGCGGGCGGTGCCTATTTACCAGACAACCTCTTACGTCTTCAACGATTCGGCGCACGGTGCCGATTTGTTCGCGCTGAAGGCGTTTGGCAATATTTACACCCGCATCATGAACCCCACGTCCGACGTGTTTGAGAAACGCATGGCGGCTCTTGAAGGGGGCGTGGCCGCTTTGGCCGTGGCATCGGGGCAGGCGGCTCAGTTCATTGCCCTGACCAATATCCTGAATGCGGGCGATAACTTTATTTCGACCTCGTTTCTGTATGGCGGCACCTACAATCAGTTCAAGGTGTCGTTCAAACGGCTTGGCATCGACGCTCGTTTTGCCAATGGCGACAAACCAGAAGCCTTTGCCAAACTGATCGACGAAAACACGAAGGCTATTTACCTCGAAACCATTGGCAATCCCGGTTTCAACATTCCTGATTTTGATGCCATTGCCGAGTTAGCCAGGCAACATGACCTGCCAATTATTGTCGATAACACCTTCGGGGCGGGTGGCTACCTGTTCCGGCCTATCGAACACGGCGCGGCTGTGGTGGTGGAGTCGGCTACGAAATGGATTGGCGGCCACGGTACGAGCATCGGCGGGGTGATTGTCGATAGCGGTAACTATAACTGGGGTAACGGCAAATTTCCGCAGTTCAGCGAACCGTCCGAGGGCTACCACGGCATGGTGTTCAGCGACGTGTTTGGCGTGGGCGGCCCGTTTGGCAACATCCAGTTTATTATCCGAGCCCGCGTCGAAGGGCTGCGCGATTGGGGACCGGCCATTAGCCCGTTCAACTCGTTTTTGCTCTTACAGGGCCTCGAAACGCTCTCGCTGCGCGTTGACCGCACGGTACAAAACGCCCTCGCACTGGCACAATGGCTCGAAGCGCACGAACAGGTTGACGTTGTAAATTACCCCGGTCTCGAAAGTAGCTCATACCACGAACTGGCGAAGAAATACCTCAAGCGCGGCTTCGGGGGCGTATTTACGTTCAAAGTGAAGGGCGGAAAAGAGGCCGCCGATCAGTTTGTGAACAGCCTGAAATTAGTGAGCCATCTCGCCAATGTCGGCGACTCAAAAACGCTGATTATTCACCCGGCCAGCACCACCCATCAGCAACTGAGCGAACAGGAACAGGCCAGTGCAGGCGTTGAACCCGGCCTGCTGCGTATTTCTGCCGGTATCGAGCATCTTGACGACATCAAGGCCGATCTCGAACAGGCGTTTGCCCAGATTGCCGAACCCGTAGCAGCTTAA
- a CDS encoding DUF721 domain-containing protein, with amino-acid sequence MHQPYKYNRENATRVAGTTTVKDAIGQLLKHYQLQSRFNETYLEAFWGRMMGQAIASRTNRIYVRDRKLHIELTSAPLRSELVNAKQKLIQVINKDMGTDVIDDVVFI; translated from the coding sequence ATGCATCAGCCCTACAAATACAATCGCGAAAACGCCACCCGCGTAGCTGGCACCACCACCGTAAAAGACGCCATCGGGCAGTTGCTGAAACATTATCAGCTTCAATCGCGCTTTAACGAAACCTACCTCGAAGCGTTCTGGGGCCGCATGATGGGGCAGGCTATTGCCTCACGCACCAACCGCATCTACGTCCGCGACCGTAAGCTGCACATCGAACTGACCTCCGCCCCCCTCCGCAGCGAACTCGTGAATGCCAAGCAAAAGCTCATTCAGGTCATCAACAAAGACATGGGAACCGATGTCATTGACGACGTGGTGTTCATTTAG
- a CDS encoding Gfo/Idh/MocA family protein: MTNTRRQFLHQSAQMAVTGALLPDQLLANSSQPPIRSAAETISVALIGCNSMGWADLTSMLKHPGVRCAALCDVDQNVMNRRATDLDKLAGTVAGSPKPVLYNDFRRVLDNKAIDVVIVGTPDHWHCLPTVMACQAGKDVYVEKPLANSIEECNLMVAAAKKHQRIVQVGQWQRSGGHWKAAIDYVRAGKIGTVRTVKTWAYMPYGKTFPVLPDEPVPAGVDYAMWLGPAPERPFNKNRFHGSFRYFWDYAGGLMTDWGAHMIDMALWGMNVTTPTSVVAMGGRFGFPNHAGETPDTMQAIYEFPEFTLQWEQAIGIGRGPFDREHGVAFIGNFGTVVVDRDGWELLPEADSGQYLTPAMPRHLRYGSDLDKHTLNFVECVRSRQQPNAPAEVGRNVAVNAQLGNIAYRTGRKLNWDETTQTITADSNANDLAKAHYRSPWKLPTV, encoded by the coding sequence ATGACAAACACTCGTCGCCAATTTCTGCACCAATCGGCTCAGATGGCCGTTACGGGTGCACTGCTGCCCGACCAACTGCTGGCCAATTCGTCTCAACCACCAATCCGTTCGGCTGCCGAAACAATTTCGGTGGCCCTCATCGGGTGCAACAGCATGGGCTGGGCCGACCTGACATCGATGCTTAAGCACCCAGGAGTTCGGTGCGCGGCCCTGTGCGACGTGGACCAGAACGTGATGAATCGGCGGGCTACCGACCTCGACAAACTGGCTGGCACGGTGGCGGGTAGCCCCAAACCGGTCTTATACAACGATTTTCGGAGGGTGCTGGATAACAAGGCCATCGATGTCGTTATTGTTGGCACCCCCGACCACTGGCACTGTTTACCAACGGTGATGGCCTGTCAGGCCGGGAAAGACGTTTACGTGGAAAAGCCACTCGCTAATTCAATTGAAGAGTGTAATCTGATGGTGGCGGCTGCCAAAAAACATCAACGCATTGTGCAGGTGGGGCAGTGGCAACGGAGCGGAGGGCACTGGAAAGCAGCCATCGACTATGTTCGGGCTGGGAAAATCGGGACAGTTCGGACGGTAAAAACGTGGGCCTACATGCCCTACGGCAAAACGTTTCCGGTGCTGCCCGATGAACCGGTTCCGGCGGGGGTCGATTACGCCATGTGGCTTGGCCCGGCACCAGAACGGCCCTTCAACAAAAACCGCTTTCATGGCAGTTTCCGGTACTTCTGGGATTATGCCGGGGGGTTGATGACCGACTGGGGAGCACACATGATCGACATGGCTCTGTGGGGCATGAACGTGACGACCCCTACATCAGTGGTAGCCATGGGCGGGCGGTTCGGCTTTCCCAACCACGCGGGCGAAACCCCCGACACGATGCAGGCGATTTATGAATTTCCTGAGTTCACCCTGCAATGGGAGCAGGCTATCGGCATCGGGCGGGGCCCCTTCGACCGCGAACATGGGGTGGCTTTCATTGGCAACTTCGGCACGGTGGTGGTTGACCGAGACGGCTGGGAACTACTGCCCGAAGCCGACAGCGGCCAATACCTGACACCGGCCATGCCGCGCCATCTGCGCTATGGCAGTGACCTCGATAAGCATACGCTCAATTTTGTGGAATGTGTGCGAAGCCGACAGCAACCCAACGCCCCGGCAGAAGTGGGCCGCAATGTAGCCGTAAACGCCCAATTAGGCAATATTGCTTACCGCACAGGCCGCAAACTGAACTGGGACGAAACCACTCAGACCATCACCGCCGACAGCAACGCCAACGACCTCGCGAAGGCGCATTACCGCAGCCCCTGGAAACTACCGACCGTCTGA
- a CDS encoding Gfo/Idh/MocA family protein — MAHHWNRRMFTRIALTAGASYFIKPLLASGEKQQVAVTGKRVGIIGLDTSHSIAFTKELNTNPASANWQGYRVVAAYPKGSNDIESSVKRIPGYIDEVKKMGVQITGSIDELLNRVDVVLLETNDGRLHREQALKVIAARKPFFIDKPVAASLTDIIFIMEAAKKADVPLFSASSVRYMNGIDAVDKAQVVGADTFSPALLEKTHPDLFWYGIHGVEALFAVMGTGCQSVTRLHTPNTDIVTGVWADGRVGAFRGTRTGKHTYGGTVYTNNGPVVLGPYGGYTPLLKDIVQFFETGHAPVNAAETLEIYTFMEAADESKRKGGVAVRLESVLKQAQEKE, encoded by the coding sequence ATGGCTCATCATTGGAATCGGCGAATGTTTACCCGGATTGCTTTAACGGCAGGGGCATCTTACTTCATTAAACCTTTATTAGCTTCTGGAGAAAAACAGCAGGTCGCCGTAACTGGCAAACGGGTGGGTATTATCGGGTTAGACACCTCGCATAGCATCGCCTTTACCAAAGAGCTGAACACCAACCCAGCAAGTGCCAATTGGCAGGGCTACCGGGTCGTAGCGGCCTACCCCAAAGGCAGTAACGATATTGAGAGCAGCGTGAAGCGCATTCCCGGCTACATTGATGAGGTCAAAAAAATGGGCGTGCAAATTACGGGTTCAATTGACGAGTTACTGAACCGTGTAGATGTCGTATTGTTGGAAACCAACGATGGGCGATTGCATCGCGAACAGGCATTGAAGGTGATTGCAGCTCGCAAACCCTTTTTTATCGACAAACCCGTTGCGGCTTCGCTTACCGACATTATCTTTATCATGGAGGCTGCAAAAAAAGCCGATGTCCCGCTGTTTTCGGCCTCTTCGGTGCGCTATATGAACGGCATCGATGCAGTCGACAAAGCACAGGTGGTTGGGGCCGATACTTTCAGCCCGGCCCTACTCGAAAAAACGCATCCCGATCTGTTTTGGTACGGGATTCATGGCGTTGAAGCTCTCTTCGCCGTGATGGGAACGGGTTGCCAAAGCGTTACGCGGCTACACACGCCCAACACCGACATTGTGACAGGCGTTTGGGCCGACGGTCGGGTAGGGGCGTTTCGCGGAACCCGGACGGGCAAGCATACGTATGGGGGAACCGTTTATACCAACAATGGCCCGGTCGTGCTTGGTCCTTATGGTGGTTATACCCCTCTGCTGAAAGACATTGTTCAGTTTTTTGAAACGGGGCATGCACCCGTTAATGCCGCTGAAACGCTGGAAATTTACACATTTATGGAAGCAGCCGACGAGAGCAAACGCAAAGGCGGGGTTGCCGTTCGTTTGGAAAGCGTATTAAAACAGGCGCAAGAAAAGGAGTAA
- a CDS encoding Gfo/Idh/MocA family protein, with amino-acid sequence MTDNLPPKPVAGLETRRLFLGQLLTGTVALTVGGILPGFSPRSYARIRGANERIQVGMMGVNSRGLALANTFGLQPNCAIRAVSDVDSRATARCIAAVEKIGQPKPNAQPDFRKALEDKDLDVLVIAAPDHWHAPAAILAAKAGKHVYLEKPCSHNPHEGELLVAAQKKYGTVMQMGNQRRSWPNVAAGVKAVREGEIGRAYFAKGWYTNNRPSIGMGKAVAIPDWLNFDLWQGPAPRKAFKDNILHYNWHWFWHWGTGESLNNGTHMLDLMRWGLNVTYPTRVSSSGGRYRYQDDWETPDTQVISLEFPNNTAMTWEGRSCNGRTIEGSSVGVVFYGDKGSVQIEPGNAYKVYDLENKLVREVKNDVVINARDNMNPSQALDALHIQNFFDGIRKGAVLNSDMLGGHQSTLLCQLGNIALRSESTLHIDPATGHIQNNRAAQSFWKRDYERGWEPTL; translated from the coding sequence ATGACAGATAACCTACCCCCAAAACCCGTTGCTGGCCTTGAAACACGTCGGCTGTTTTTGGGACAGCTACTCACTGGAACAGTCGCTTTAACAGTCGGCGGTATACTGCCCGGGTTTAGCCCCCGAAGTTACGCCCGGATCCGGGGGGCCAATGAGCGTATTCAGGTAGGCATGATGGGCGTCAATAGTCGCGGGCTGGCACTGGCCAACACGTTTGGTTTACAACCCAACTGTGCGATTCGGGCGGTTTCGGATGTAGACTCCCGGGCGACCGCGCGATGTATTGCCGCTGTTGAGAAAATTGGACAGCCAAAGCCCAACGCGCAGCCCGATTTCCGAAAGGCGTTGGAGGATAAAGACCTCGATGTGCTGGTGATTGCTGCCCCCGATCATTGGCACGCCCCTGCTGCTATTCTGGCTGCTAAAGCCGGTAAGCACGTGTATCTGGAAAAACCCTGTAGCCACAATCCGCATGAAGGCGAACTGTTGGTAGCGGCCCAGAAAAAGTATGGTACGGTCATGCAGATGGGCAATCAGCGTCGGTCATGGCCCAACGTGGCGGCTGGAGTGAAAGCCGTGCGCGAGGGCGAAATTGGCCGGGCTTATTTTGCGAAGGGCTGGTATACCAACAACCGGCCATCTATCGGCATGGGCAAGGCCGTTGCTATACCCGATTGGCTCAACTTCGACCTCTGGCAGGGACCGGCTCCACGTAAAGCATTTAAAGACAATATTCTGCACTACAACTGGCACTGGTTCTGGCACTGGGGAACGGGCGAATCGCTCAATAACGGCACCCATATGCTCGACCTGATGCGCTGGGGACTGAACGTTACCTATCCCACTCGCGTCAGTTCATCGGGTGGTCGTTACCGCTATCAGGACGACTGGGAAACGCCCGACACGCAGGTGATTAGCCTCGAATTTCCGAACAACACGGCCATGACCTGGGAAGGGCGAAGCTGCAACGGGCGGACGATTGAAGGCAGCAGCGTGGGCGTGGTTTTCTACGGAGACAAAGGGTCGGTTCAGATTGAGCCGGGCAATGCTTACAAAGTTTATGATCTGGAAAACAAGCTGGTACGGGAGGTCAAAAACGACGTGGTGATCAATGCCCGCGACAATATGAATCCCTCGCAGGCGTTGGATGCCCTTCATATTCAGAATTTTTTCGATGGTATTCGAAAAGGAGCTGTGTTGAACTCCGACATGCTGGGGGGGCATCAGAGTACATTGCTTTGCCAGTTGGGCAATATCGCGCTGCGCTCCGAATCGACCCTGCACATCGACCCTGCTACCGGACATATTCAAAATAACCGAGCGGCTCAGTCTTTCTGGAAACGGGATTATGAACGCGGCTGGGAACCCACGCTATAA